TCGGCCAGCGCGGCGGAGGCCTCGGGGGTGAGCCAGTGGTCGGGGCCGGGACCCAGCCCGACGACCAGGAGTTCGGCGGCCGCGGCGGCGGGCTCGGCGGCCTGGGGCTCCGGTACCGCCTGTTCGCGGGACCTCCTGCCGTTGCGGCTGTCCCCGGTGACCAGGACCAGGGAGAAGTAGGGCACCGTGGCCGGGTCGACCTCGGCGACGGGGAGCCTGCGCTCACCCTCCATGGAGGCGCGCTCCACGTACACGGCGTGCTCCAGCCGCCCGGCCGACTCCAGCGCGCGGCGCACCGCGGGGAAGGTCCGGCCCAGCTTCATGATCACCGCCGCGTCGGTGTCCGCCAGACGGCGGGCCAGCTCCGACTCGGGCAGGGTGCCGGGCAACACCGTGAGCACGTCGGTCTGCCGGACCAGCGGAGCCGCCGCCGCTGCCGCCGCCGCGCCGAACGCCGGGACCCCGGGCACGATCTCGGTCTCGTACCGCTCGGAGAGCCGGTCGTGCATGTACATGTACGAGCCGTAGAACAGCGGGTCGCCCTCGGAGAGCAGGACCACGTCGCGCCCGGCGTCCAGGTGCGCGGCCAGCCGCGCCGCGGAGTCCTCGTAGAAGTCGGCCAGCGCCCCCGCGTACCCGCCCGGGTGGTCGGTCGCGCCGGTGGTGACCGGGTAGGTGAGCTGTTCCTCCACCGCCGAGTCCGGGATCAGGGAATCGGCGATACGGCGGGCGTTGGACCGCTTGCCCACACCCGCGTGGTAGGCGACGACGTCGGCGGCGGCGATCAGCCGGGCCGCCTTCAGGGTGATCAGCTCGGGGTCGCCGGGGCCGACACCCACGCCGTGGAAACGTCCGGTCACTCCTCCTCCTTGGCGAGTGCGTTGAGAGCTGAGCAGGTCATCGCGGAGCCTCCGCGACGCCCGCGGACCGTCACGTACGGGATGTCGGTACCGTGCAGCCTCGCGAACTCGGCGAGCGCCTGCTTGGACTCGGCGGCACCGATGAAACCGACCGGGCAGCCGATGATCGCGGCTGGTCGGGGCGCCCCGTCGGCCAGCATCTCCAACAGGTGGAACAGCGCGGTGGGGGCGTTGCCGACGGCGACCACGGCGCCCTCGAGCAGCGGTTCCCACAGGGACACCGCGGCCGCGGTACGGGTGGTGCCCCATACCCGGGCCAGGTCGGGGACCCTGGTGTCGCCGAGGAAGCAGAGCACCTCGTTGTCGCTGGGCAGGCGGTGCGCCGTCACCCCGCTGGCCACCATGCGCGCGTCGCACAGGATCGGTGCGCCGCCCTCCAGGGCCGCCCGGGCGGCGGGGACCAGGTCGGGGTGGACCACCAGGTCCTCGGCCAGGTCCACCTGGCCGGTGCCGTGAATCATCCGCACGGCCAGCCGTTCGGCGTTGGCGGGCAGGTGCTCCAGGCGGGCCTCGCGCCGGATGGTGGCGAAGGAGTCGACGTAGATCGCGGGACCGTCGTCGACGTACTCGTAGTGCCGGTTCGGCCGACGCGGTTCGGTCACTGTGCCTCCCCGGGGACGAGGGCGCCGCGCCAGGGCGTGACGACGAGTTCTCCGTGTCCTGCGTCCGAAGCCCTCCCGGTGAGGTCCTCCACCGCACCGTGGTCCAGCCCTCGGTCGGTGATGCGCATGTGGAATCCGCCTCCGGGCACGGGCCCGTACGGCAGGGGAGGCGAGGGCTCCGGCAGCCGCGGGTCGGGCGGTGACGGCTCGGCCAGCGGCGCGGTGAGCTCGGCCACGTGCCACGGCGCGGTGGGGCCCTCTCCGCGACGGTCAAGGAACTCGTCCGCGAACCGCAGGAGCGCGGCGGGGGCCTCGTCGAGCGGGACCACCGGCCCCCAGTCCTCACCCAGCCTCAGTTGGGCGAGGTGCTCGTCCAGGGCGACGAGCCCGAGGTCGCAGGACCGGTCGAGCAGGTCGCCGCGCCCGTCGTCCAGCACGAACAGGAAGCGCCCGGGCAGCTCGGCGCGGCGCGGGACGGAACACAGCATCGTGTCCAGGGCCGAGGCGAGGGGGCGCAGGTCGGACCGCCCGCCGGCCGGGGCCCGCTGACCGGTGCAGGGGGAGACCATGATGTTGCGCACGAGTTCGTGGCTGGGGCAGGGCAGCAGACCGGTCCCCTCCAGGGCGCGCCGTACCTCGGGGAGCAGGTTCCCCCGGTCACCCGGCAGGCCGCGTAGCTGGAGGTTGGCCCGGCCGGTGACGTGGATTCGTCCGGTTCCGTACTCCTCGGACACGGCGGTCAGGGCGAGCAGCGAGTCGGCGGGGAGCCGGCCGCCGACCAGGCGCAGGCGGACCAGCAGCCCGTCGTCGGCGGACCAGGGTCTGAGTACGCCGGGGCAGCGGTCACGCCGCGTGCGGGCCACATCGGGCATGCGTGTCCTTCGGGTCGGGGGACCCGTGCGCGGGGTCCGCGGATGACCTGGCGGTTGCTCACCGCCAGTGCCAGCAGGTCTTCGGACTCGGGTTCGACCGGTACGGGGCGCCTTCCCGGAGCGTCGCCCCAGTGGCTGTCCCGGGAGACGACTCCCGTGACGTGCCCGCCCGTCACCCTCACCGCTGCGCGTCAGTCCCGGATTCCCACCGGGTTCCCTGTTCCACCGAGTGGAGTTGAACTGGCCCGACGAGGTTACCCCGCTCCCCTCCGAGCTGCGTCAGCGGACGTCGCTTCCGCGGCCGCGCCCCCTCCCGCCGCTTCCTCGGACCCGGACACGGGTCGCCCCGCCGGGCGCGGGCCCGGCGGGGCGAAGGCGGAGGTGCCACCGGTGTCCGGAGCGGTCCCGGGGCCCGGCTCAGTGGCGGAACACGCCCACCCGCAGGTCCATGAAGGAGACGCCTTCCGCACTGCTCCGGTAGGCGGCGAACCCGTCCGTCTTGTCCAGTTCCACCACGAAGCGCGGGGAGCGCTCGTAGGTCAGCCCGTCCACGCCGGTGCTCCTGCCGCTGTCGGCGAGCTCCCGGGCCAGGCGCAGCATCTCACCGGGGTTGCGCCGGGGCGCGTCGTAGGAGGAGAAGACGTCCTTGCCCTTCCTGGCGGAGGAGCCGGAGGGCCGCAGCGGCGCCTTGCCCTCACCGGGGGACGCGGTCCACGACACGGCGTCATAGGTATCGCCGTGGGTGAGCGCCGACCAGCGCACGCCCGACACGCTCCACTCGCCGCTGACGGAACCCGCCGAGGCCCGCCGCAGGTCGAGGACGTGCACGGCTCCGCCGCCCACCACCCTCATCCGGCCGGGACCGGTGACCACCAGGGCGGTGTCCTCGTCCACGCCGAAGACCCGGTCCTGTCCGGTGTCCGCGGCCAGACGCATCATCCGGCCCTGCCTGCCGCGCTCGGCGAAGTGGGTGTCCACCAGCCCGTGGCCGAAGAAACCGAAGCCGCCCTCCTCCAGGTAACCGAGCACGGTCGGGTCGTCGAAGTAGCCGGGGGACGAACCGTCGCGCACCCCCTGGTAGCTGTCCCCGCCGGTGACCATCGGACCCTGCTGCTGGATGGCGGCCCCGGCACTGGTGCCCGCCACCAGGGCGCCCTGCTCCAGGCGTTCGCGGATCGCGGCGAGGACGGCGCTGTCCTCGTGCTCGGGTCCGCGCAGCAGGGTGGTGACGTAGCGGTACTGGTCGCCGCCGCCGAAGAAGAAGCCGTCCATCGAGCCGACCTGCTCCACGACCTCGGCGGACTCGGCGTTGTCGAGGTGGTCCAGGTCCACCGGGATCCACTCGGCCGAACCGGCCCCGTGGTCGAGGAGCAGGTCCGCGTAGTACTCGCCGTTGCACCTGCTGTTGTTGCAGCGGTCGGTCCCGGCGTCGGGGTCCCAGGACTCGGGAACCGACGACGCGGTGACGATCCCGAAGCGCGCCCGGGAGCCGCCCGCCAGCTCGACGATCTCCCGGTAGATGCGCTCGTCCGCAAGGGAGCCTCCGACGAGCACCACCGGGCCGGGGCCCGCTGAGCTGTCGGCGTGCGCGGCCATCGGTGCGCTCAGTGCCGCGGTGAGGGCGGTGGCCACCAGGGCGGCACCCGTACGTGTGAGTCCGCCCAGAGGTGTTCGTGTCATCTCTACCTCCTCGCTGTGGGCCGCCCCGGGGCGGGGCGGCCGCTTCTCTCCCCCGTACGCGCTACCGCGGTGCGGCTAGCGCGCTTCCCGGGCCAGGACCCCCCGGTCCGCCAGGGCCTCGGAAACCCTTCTGATCAGCCCGACCAGCAGCGCGACCCGCGGTACCACCGAGTGCAGGTCGAGCCACTCGTCGGTGCCGTGGTCGCCTCCGCCGACCGGGCCCAGCCCGTCGAGCACCGGGATGCCGTGTTCGGCGACCAGGTTCGCGTCGGCGCTGCCGCCGGTGCTCGCGGCCCGCAGGGCGATCCCGAGTTCCTGCGCCAGAAGCAGCGCCTCGTCGCGCATCCAGCCCTGCCCGGGCCCGGTCTGCCAGGGCGGGGAGGGGGCGATCACCTCGGTCGTGGCGCTCACCCCGGCCACCAGCGGGCCCTCGACGATCCGGTGGACCGCCGCCAGCACCGCCTCGAAGGTGGCGCTGTGCTCGGCCCGCACGTCCAGGACCAGCCGGGCCTGACCGGCCACCACGTTGGGCCGCTCACCCGCGCGCAGCACCCCGACGTTGAGGCCCGCGTCCGGCCACCGGCCGTTCAGGGCCTCCAGTTCGACCGTGGCGAGGGCCGCGGCCAGGGCCGCGTTGGCTCCCAGGTCGCGGTCGATCCCCGCGTGGGCAGCCCGGCCGCGGAAGAGGATCTCCACGTCGGCCACGCCCTTGCGGCCGCAGACGAGGTCGCCGTTGGCCCGCGCGCACTCCAGGCACAGGGCGGCGTCCGCCTCCGCCGCCAGAACGCTGAGCAGGGAACGGCTGCCCAGCGATCCGATCTCCTCGTCGGGGCCGCAGTAGAGGGTGATCTCACCGCCGTCCCAGTCCGGGGCGAGCTGGGTCAGGGCGGTGATCCCGGCGAGCAGGCCGCCCTTGTCGTCGCACACGCCGGGGCCGTGCGCCCACCTGCCCTCACGGACGGAGAACGGCCGCTCCGCGGCGGTCCCGCGCTCGAAGACGGTGTCCATGTGGCCGACCAGCAGGATCCGGGGTCCGCTTCCGCGGCCGGAGAGCCGTCCGACCACCGCGTCCCCCAGCCCGGTGCCGTCGGGGTGCACCACCCGGTGCCGCTCCGCTCCGAGTCCCGCCGCCGAGAGGTAGGCGCAGATCCGGTCGCCCACGGCGTCGACGCCGCGGGCGTCCAGGGAGCCGCTGTCGATGGACACGAGTTCGGCCAGGCGTTCCAGGTACTGCGGGTAGAGGCGCTCGGCCCCCTCCAGGAGGTGTCGCATCCCCTTCACAGGACCTTGGACAGGAACGCGCGGGTGCGCGCGTGCTGCGGGTCGTCGAGGACGCTCGCCGGGTCGCCCTCCTCGATGACGGTGCCGCCGTCCATGAAGACCAGGCGGGTGGCCACCTCACGGGCGAAACCGATCTCGTGCGTGACGACGATCATCGTCATGCCCTCGCGGGCCAGGTCCTTCATCACGTCGAGGACCTCGCCCACCAGTTCGGGGTCCAGCGCGGAGGTCGGCTCGTCGAAGAGCATCACCGTCGGGCGCATCGCCAGGGCCCGGGCGATCGCCACGCGCTGCTGCTGGCCGCCCGAGAGCTGGCCGGGATAGGTGTCGGCCTTCTCGGCCAGCCCAACCCTCTCCAGCAGCCGGTGCGCCTGTGCCACCGCCTCGCCGCGCGGTTCCCCCTTCACGTGCAGCGGGCCCTCCAGGACGTTCTCCAGGGCGGTCAGGTGCGGGAACAGGTTGAACCGCTGGAAGACCATCCCGATCTCGCGCCGCTGCGCGACGATCTCCCGCTCCGGGAGTTCGTGCAGGCGGTTGCCGACCTGGCGGTAGCCGACCAGCTGTCCGTTCACGGACAGGCGGCCCCCGTCGATCTTCTCCAGGTGGTTGAGGCAGCGCAGGAACGTGGACTTGCCCGAGCCCGACGGGCCGAGGATGCAGCACACCTCGCCGGCCTGGACGGTCAGGTCGATGCCCTTGAGCACCTCCAGCCTGCCGAAGTTCTTGCGCACGCCCTCAGCGACCACGATCTCGTCGCTTGCCGTCACGGTCACAGTCGCTCCTTGGTGCTGATGAGTCGGGACAGTGCCCCGCCCCGGGGCGCGGCGGTCTCGCCGAACCCCCGGCCGAAACGCTTTTCCAGGTAGTGCTGTCCGACCGAGAGCAGGCTCGTCAGCGCCAGGTACCAGAAGACCGCCACCGCGAGCAGCGGGATGACCTGGAAGTTCTGCGCGTAGACGTTCTGCACGGCGGTGAGCAGGTCGCTGCCGCCGATGACGGAGACCAGGGCCGTCATCTTGAGCATGTTGATGGTGTCGTTGCCCATGGGCGGGACGATGACCCGCATCGCCTGGGGCAGGACGATCCGCCGCAGGATCTTGATCCGGCGCATCCCCAGCGCCTGCGCGGCCTCGGTCTGGCCGCGGTCGACCGAGAGCATGCCGCCCCGGATGATCTCCGCGGCGTAGGCGACCTCGTTGAGCGCCAAGCCGAGAACGGCCGCGACGAAGGGCGTGACGATCTGGCTCGTGGGCTCGTCGAACAGGACGATGCCGGTGAAGGGGATCTCCACGAACAGGCGCGGGTAGAGCGCCCCGAGGAAGCCCCAGAAGATGATCTGGACCAGCAGCGGTGTACCGCGGAAGAACCACAGGTAGAACCACGCCACGGTGCGCAGCACCGGGTTGGGGGACATGCGCATGACGGCGAGGAGCACGCCGCCCAGCACACCGATCACCATCGCGACGACGGTGAGCACGATGGTGATGCCCAAGCCCCTGAGGACGAAGTCGCGGGTCAGGTAGCTCAGGACCAGGCGGATGTCGAGGTTGGGGTTGGTCAGCAGCGACCACAGGAGGGATCCGGCGGCCAGGGAGACGAGGACCGCTCCCAGCCAGCGCCCGTAGTGGCGGACGGGGACGGCGGTGAGTTCCTCTGGTCGGGGCGGGGCGGCGGCCCGGGGCGTGGGCGGTGCGGCCGGGGTCGGCATGGTGGTTTCCTTGGGATCGGGGAGGCCGGCGGCCCGCGGCGGGGCCGTCCGGCGGGGGAGGAGGGGAGGGTCAGTCGATCGCCTGGTTGACGGTGGCCTCGTCCAGGGCGATGGCCTCCTGGCCCCACTTGGCGAGGATCTGCTCGTAGGTGCCGTCGTCCATCAGCGACTGCAGGGCGGCGCGGTAGGCCTCGACCAGTTCCTCCTCGGCCTTGAGGAAGCCGAAGCCGTTGGGGCTGGCCAGGTAGCCGTTGGGGTGGTCGGGGTCGATGACCAGTTCGACCTCGTCCCCGAGCTCCGCGGCGGTCTGCACGAGGTTGACCTGGGTGGCCCCGACCGCGTCGACCATGCCGGCCTTGAGCGCGGTCACCGCCTGGGTGTTCTCGGGGTAGCTGGTGATCTCCATCGGCTCGTCGCAGTTCTCCTCGGCGTAGTCCTCGAGGATCTCCTGCTGGCGTGAGGCCTGCTGCACGGCCACGTGCAGACCGCACAGGTCGGAGATCGCCCCGATCCCCGACGGGTTCTCGCCGGTGGTGAGGACGCCGGTGCCCGAGGCCGAGTAGTCGACGAAGGAGGCGACCTCCTGGCGTTCCCGGTTGTCGGTGATGCCGCCCACGATGACGTCGTACTTCCCGGCCTGCAGGCCGGGGACCAGGCCGTCGAACGGCTGCTGCTGGAACTCGGCCGCCAGGCCCAGCCGCGCCGAGGCCGCGAGCATGAGGTCGTAGTCCAGGCCGACGAAGTCCTTCTGGTTGCCCTCTTCGAGGAAGGCGATGAAGGGTTCGTAGGGGGCGTTGGTGGCGACGCTGATCCGATCGCCCTCGCTCAGGCGGTCGGGGAGCTGCCCGACCAGCGCGTCGTCGGCCTCGACCGGCCCCACGTCCTCGATGGTGACCGGCCCGGCGGCGGGCTCGGGGGTGTCGTCGGATCCGCAGGCCGTGGTCATCAGGCCCAGGAGGGCGAGTATCGAGCCCGCGCGCAGCATCGTGTTCATCAAGGGGATCCTCTTCGGTTCAGCCAGCCGGAAAGACTGAAACAAGTGTTACAGATCACCTGATGTTCGAGCAATGTATAACGTATGAATCGTTACCTGGGTATGAGCTGGCACGATGGAACAAGAAGAACACTTTCTGCCGGTGAGGGGCCCGAGTGGCCGGGCCGTCAGAGCAGCCCGAACCCCCGGCTGGTCTCCTCGAAACGGCGCAGCCGCTCCTCGGCCCGATCGCCGAGCGTGTGGATCACACCCGCGACGAGCGCCTCGCACACCGCCATGGTCGGCACCAGGGAGTCGTAGGCGGACAGGGAGCCGACCTGCGCGGGCAGGACCACGTCGGCCACCCCCGAGACCGGCGACAGCCAGCGATCGGTCAGCAGGACGACCTTGGCCTCCTGCTCGGCCACCCTCTCGGCCAGGCGCAGGTGCTCCTCCTCGTACCGGCGGAAGTCCAGGATCACGAAGACGTCCCGCCGACCCGCGTCGCAGAGCAGGTCGGCCCGCTCCACCGGGCTGTCCGGCAGCACCGTGCTGCGCCCCCGCACCTGCATCAGGTGCAGGACCAGGTACTGGGCGAGTACCCGGGAGAAGCGGCCGCCGCAGGCGACGACCCGCCGGTCGGTGTCACTCAGCAGGCCGACCGCTGCCTCCAGCTCGTAACGCGGGATCCCGGTCAGGGTCTCCTCCACCGCTTCGGAGAGCGTCGCGGCGGCCGACCGCCCCAGGTGCTCCGGGTCCAGGCTCTCCCGCGCCCCCTCCGCGGCCCCCGAGCTGTAGGCGTTCAGCGGCGACTGGTCGCGCTCGGAGAGCTCCTCCAGCAGGCTCCGCTGGAACTCGGGGTAGTTGGCGAAACCGAGGCGGTTGGCGAAGCGCAGAACGGTCGGGGCGCTGACACCGGCGCGCTCGGCCAACAGCCGCACCGTCTCCAGCCCGGCGGTCGGGTAGGAGGCGAGCAAAGCCCTCGCCACCCGGCGCTCTCCCGAGCTGAAGTCGCCCAGGCGGGTCCGGATCGAGTCGGCGATGGTCGAGGACTTCACAGCGGCGATCCTTCGCTTTCGGAACATCTGTTACAGCATCGTCCCACCGGTTTCACCCGCCTGCTGAGGGGGAGCCCTTGACGCGGGCCCCGGGGCCCGCCGTCCGCGTCCCTCACCCCCGGTCGCCCGGCGCGTAGGCGCGGGCCTGGATGCCGTACAGCTCGGCGTAGGTCCCGCCCCGGGCGAGCAGTTCGCGGTGGCCGCCCGACTCCGTGATCCGGCCCCGGTCCATCACCAGGATCAGGTCGGCCCCGGCCACCGTGGAGAAACGGTGCGAGACCACCACGGTCACCGCGCCGGTCCGCCTCCCGTACACCCGGGCCCGCTCCATGTACCGGCGGAAGATCGCCTCTTCGCTGTGCGCGTCCAGCGAGGCGGTCGGCTCGTCCAGCACGAAGAACAGCGGGTCCGTGCGCATCGACCCCCGGGCCAGGGCGGTCCGCTGCCACTGCCCCTCGGACAGGTCGGTCCCGCCAAGTTCGCGGCCCAGTTGACTGTCCATCCCCTCGGGCAGCCGCCCGACCAGGCCCTCGGCATCGGCGGCGCGCACGGCCCCGACCAGCGCTTCGGCGTCGCCGATCCGCGGCAGGTCGCCGATCCCCACCGTCTCGCCGAAGCGGATGCGGAAGCGGCCGAAGTCCTGGAACACCGCGGAGCAGCGTTTCCGCCAGGCCGGGACCGAGATCCCCGCCAGGTCGGCGCCGTCCAGCCGGATACTCCCCGAATCCGGTGCGTACAGCGACAGCAGCAGCTTCACCAGGGTGGTCTTGCCCGAGCCGTACTCGCCGACCACCGCGACCACCGCACCCGCGGGCAGCTCCGCGGTGACCCCGTCCAGCGCCCTGCGGTCGGTGCCCGGGTAGGTGAAGTCCACCCGGTCCAGGGAGATACCCCGCCTCAGTGAGGTGGGCGGCGGGTCGGCGGTGACGGCGCGTGCACGCTGGGCGCGCACGTAGGCGCGCAGCCACAGGTACGGTTCCACGACTCTGCGCGAACCGGACGCCTCCACAGTGGCGGCCACGGTGCTCTGCATGGTCTGGCGCAGGCTCACCGCCATCATCACGGTCAGGACCAGGTCGCCCACGCCGCCGGCCCCGGTGGCGGCCCGGTACACGACCAGCGCGACCGCTCCGGCGAAGGCGGCCACGAACACCGCCCACCCGGCGGCGTTCCACAGCGCGGCGCTGACCCGGGCCCGGAACCGGATCCGGACCGCCTCGTCCCAGGCCTGCTCCTGGAGTCCGATGAGCCGGTCGGCGGCCCCGGCGACCCGGACCTCCTTACCGCCCTCGGCCGAGGCCACCGTCTCGAACAGGTGCTGCTGCAACCGGTAGGACTCCGCTCCGGCCACCTCGGCGCGCTGCACGGACAGCTGCCCCCGGTGGTTGCACCAGACAGGTACCGCCGCCAGCGGGATGAGCGCCAGCAGCAGCGGGTGCACACTGCCCAGCAGTACCACGGTGAGCAGCAGTTTCAGGAGGTTGGACAGGCTCAGCAGGGCGTTCCAGGCGCTGCGGGCGATCAACCCGGTGGAACGGCGCACGATGCTGACCCGGTCCAGGAAGTCGCTCCGCTCCAGGTGTTCGAGGCCCTCGACGGAGTTGATGTCGCGGTGCACCAGCGGGTGCAGGCCGAGTCTGCCGGTACGGTCCGCCACGGTGCCCACGCAGTCGTTGGTGAGGTCCTGGACGACCAGGGTGAGCGCGTAGGCGAGGGCGACGCCGACCGCGCCGATCAGCGCGGTCTCCGACGAACCCCGCGCGGTGGCGTCGAGGGTGGCGCGCATGGTCAGACCGACCGCGGCGACCGAGACCACGGACACCGCGATCACCCCGAGCGTGCCCGCCGTGTACCCCGGGGTGCTCCGCCACGACAGCCGCAGGACCTCCCACCACAGGGAAAGGTAGCGCCTCATACCCGGTCCTCCCTTTCCGCTGCGTCCGGCGATTCCGCCGTTTCCCCGCCCGGCCCGCTCCGGAAGCGCTGAGCCTGCACGGCGAACATCCGGGCGTAGACCCCGCCCCGTTCCATCAGTTCCTCGTGGGTGCCGCTCTCGGTGATCCGCCCGCCGTCCAGCAGGACGATCCGGTCGGCCCGGCGCACGGTCGAGAGCCGGTGCGAGATGAGCACGATCCCCGTGTCGCGGCGCCGCTCGGCCAGCCGGCCGAACAGCTCGAACTCGGTGCGCACGTCCAGGTGGGCGGTGGGTTCGTCGGCGACGATCAGGTTCGCGCCGCGCCGCACCGCGTACAGGGCCCGGGCGAGCATGAGCTGCTGCCACTGGCCGCCGGACAGATCCACCCCGCCGGTGCGGGAGCGGGCCAACGGGGTGTCCCAGCCGTCGGGGAGGCGTTCGAGGACGGGCACGAACCCGGCCTCCACCGCGGCGGCG
This DNA window, taken from Nocardiopsis exhalans, encodes the following:
- a CDS encoding ATP-binding cassette domain-containing protein, producing the protein MRRYLSLWWEVLRLSWRSTPGYTAGTLGVIAVSVVSVAAVGLTMRATLDATARGSSETALIGAVGVALAYALTLVVQDLTNDCVGTVADRTGRLGLHPLVHRDINSVEGLEHLERSDFLDRVSIVRRSTGLIARSAWNALLSLSNLLKLLLTVVLLGSVHPLLLALIPLAAVPVWCNHRGQLSVQRAEVAGAESYRLQQHLFETVASAEGGKEVRVAGAADRLIGLQEQAWDEAVRIRFRARVSAALWNAAGWAVFVAAFAGAVALVVYRAATGAGGVGDLVLTVMMAVSLRQTMQSTVAATVEASGSRRVVEPYLWLRAYVRAQRARAVTADPPPTSLRRGISLDRVDFTYPGTDRRALDGVTAELPAGAVVAVVGEYGSGKTTLVKLLLSLYAPDSGSIRLDGADLAGISVPAWRKRCSAVFQDFGRFRIRFGETVGIGDLPRIGDAEALVGAVRAADAEGLVGRLPEGMDSQLGRELGGTDLSEGQWQRTALARGSMRTDPLFFVLDEPTASLDAHSEEAIFRRYMERARVYGRRTGAVTVVVSHRFSTVAGADLILVMDRGRITESGGHRELLARGGTYAELYGIQARAYAPGDRG
- a CDS encoding precorrin-8X methylmutase, with translation MTEPRRPNRHYEYVDDGPAIYVDSFATIRREARLEHLPANAERLAVRMIHGTGQVDLAEDLVVHPDLVPAARAALEGGAPILCDARMVASGVTAHRLPSDNEVLCFLGDTRVPDLARVWGTTRTAAAVSLWEPLLEGAVVAVGNAPTALFHLLEMLADGAPRPAAIIGCPVGFIGAAESKQALAEFARLHGTDIPYVTVRGRRGGSAMTCSALNALAKEEE
- a CDS encoding M20/M25/M40 family metallo-hydrolase; translated protein: MRHLLEGAERLYPQYLERLAELVSIDSGSLDARGVDAVGDRICAYLSAAGLGAERHRVVHPDGTGLGDAVVGRLSGRGSGPRILLVGHMDTVFERGTAAERPFSVREGRWAHGPGVCDDKGGLLAGITALTQLAPDWDGGEITLYCGPDEEIGSLGSRSLLSVLAAEADAALCLECARANGDLVCGRKGVADVEILFRGRAAHAGIDRDLGANAALAAALATVELEALNGRWPDAGLNVGVLRAGERPNVVAGQARLVLDVRAEHSATFEAVLAAVHRIVEGPLVAGVSATTEVIAPSPPWQTGPGQGWMRDEALLLAQELGIALRAASTGGSADANLVAEHGIPVLDGLGPVGGGDHGTDEWLDLHSVVPRVALLVGLIRRVSEALADRGVLAREAR
- a CDS encoding ABC transporter substrate-binding protein, whose translation is MNTMLRAGSILALLGLMTTACGSDDTPEPAAGPVTIEDVGPVEADDALVGQLPDRLSEGDRISVATNAPYEPFIAFLEEGNQKDFVGLDYDLMLAASARLGLAAEFQQQPFDGLVPGLQAGKYDVIVGGITDNRERQEVASFVDYSASGTGVLTTGENPSGIGAISDLCGLHVAVQQASRQQEILEDYAEENCDEPMEITSYPENTQAVTALKAGMVDAVGATQVNLVQTAAELGDEVELVIDPDHPNGYLASPNGFGFLKAEEELVEAYRAALQSLMDDGTYEQILAKWGQEAIALDEATVNQAID
- a CDS encoding cyanophycinase, whose translation is MTRTPLGGLTRTGAALVATALTAALSAPMAAHADSSAGPGPVVLVGGSLADERIYREIVELAGGSRARFGIVTASSVPESWDPDAGTDRCNNSRCNGEYYADLLLDHGAGSAEWIPVDLDHLDNAESAEVVEQVGSMDGFFFGGGDQYRYVTTLLRGPEHEDSAVLAAIRERLEQGALVAGTSAGAAIQQQGPMVTGGDSYQGVRDGSSPGYFDDPTVLGYLEEGGFGFFGHGLVDTHFAERGRQGRMMRLAADTGQDRVFGVDEDTALVVTGPGRMRVVGGGAVHVLDLRRASAGSVSGEWSVSGVRWSALTHGDTYDAVSWTASPGEGKAPLRPSGSSARKGKDVFSSYDAPRRNPGEMLRLARELADSGRSTGVDGLTYERSPRFVVELDKTDGFAAYRSSAEGVSFMDLRVGVFRH
- a CDS encoding amino acid ABC transporter ATP-binding protein, with protein sequence MTVTASDEIVVAEGVRKNFGRLEVLKGIDLTVQAGEVCCILGPSGSGKSTFLRCLNHLEKIDGGRLSVNGQLVGYRQVGNRLHELPEREIVAQRREIGMVFQRFNLFPHLTALENVLEGPLHVKGEPRGEAVAQAHRLLERVGLAEKADTYPGQLSGGQQQRVAIARALAMRPTVMLFDEPTSALDPELVGEVLDVMKDLAREGMTMIVVTHEIGFAREVATRLVFMDGGTVIEEGDPASVLDDPQHARTRAFLSKVL
- a CDS encoding precorrin-2 C(20)-methyltransferase yields the protein MTGRFHGVGVGPGDPELITLKAARLIAAADVVAYHAGVGKRSNARRIADSLIPDSAVEEQLTYPVTTGATDHPGGYAGALADFYEDSAARLAAHLDAGRDVVLLSEGDPLFYGSYMYMHDRLSERYETEIVPGVPAFGAAAAAAAAPLVRQTDVLTVLPGTLPESELARRLADTDAAVIMKLGRTFPAVRRALESAGRLEHAVYVERASMEGERRLPVAEVDPATVPYFSLVLVTGDSRNGRRSREQAVPEPQAAEPAAAAAELLVVGLGPGPDHWLTPEASAALAEVDHVVGYGPYVNRVPQRPGLTRHASGNTVELDRARLALDLARQGERVAVVSGGDAGVFGMATAVFEAAEDPEYAEVPIQVLPGVSAVQAVAARAGAPVGGDFAVMSLSDRLKPWEVVERRLRAVAEADMALAVYNPASRSRTEQIATAVRVLLEHRKPETVVVVGRGIGREGESLTVTTLGELDPAGIDMRCLFIVGASGTRVSPSGRVWTPRWVKP
- a CDS encoding amino acid ABC transporter permease, which encodes MPTPAAPPTPRAAAPPRPEELTAVPVRHYGRWLGAVLVSLAAGSLLWSLLTNPNLDIRLVLSYLTRDFVLRGLGITIVLTVVAMVIGVLGGVLLAVMRMSPNPVLRTVAWFYLWFFRGTPLLVQIIFWGFLGALYPRLFVEIPFTGIVLFDEPTSQIVTPFVAAVLGLALNEVAYAAEIIRGGMLSVDRGQTEAAQALGMRRIKILRRIVLPQAMRVIVPPMGNDTINMLKMTALVSVIGGSDLLTAVQNVYAQNFQVIPLLAVAVFWYLALTSLLSVGQHYLEKRFGRGFGETAAPRGGALSRLISTKERL
- a CDS encoding nitrite reductase, whose product is MPDVARTRRDRCPGVLRPWSADDGLLVRLRLVGGRLPADSLLALTAVSEEYGTGRIHVTGRANLQLRGLPGDRGNLLPEVRRALEGTGLLPCPSHELVRNIMVSPCTGQRAPAGGRSDLRPLASALDTMLCSVPRRAELPGRFLFVLDDGRGDLLDRSCDLGLVALDEHLAQLRLGEDWGPVVPLDEAPAALLRFADEFLDRRGEGPTAPWHVAELTAPLAEPSPPDPRLPEPSPPLPYGPVPGGGFHMRITDRGLDHGAVEDLTGRASDAGHGELVVTPWRGALVPGEAQ
- a CDS encoding MurR/RpiR family transcriptional regulator, encoding MKSSTIADSIRTRLGDFSSGERRVARALLASYPTAGLETVRLLAERAGVSAPTVLRFANRLGFANYPEFQRSLLEELSERDQSPLNAYSSGAAEGARESLDPEHLGRSAAATLSEAVEETLTGIPRYELEAAVGLLSDTDRRVVACGGRFSRVLAQYLVLHLMQVRGRSTVLPDSPVERADLLCDAGRRDVFVILDFRRYEEEHLRLAERVAEQEAKVVLLTDRWLSPVSGVADVVLPAQVGSLSAYDSLVPTMAVCEALVAGVIHTLGDRAEERLRRFEETSRGFGLL